One genomic segment of Oncorhynchus nerka isolate Pitt River linkage group LG16, Oner_Uvic_2.0, whole genome shotgun sequence includes these proteins:
- the si:dkey-94l16.4 gene encoding transcription factor 20 isoform X3 produces the protein MEQPPGDFDLQPQDLSSTRSLPAAIDLTTKGEVCLVKANSMEALQVVKPPSWYPGSGSSKGLSFPETDPNHKLQPGDQIQPNDAFSNTTVTLSYVSRSHIFSTHDSLSHHSSLYGLPSISKFSTMDGYLQQMDRPLGLAPQSEMFDSMPPAQVMAENVAGVCLMQQCHEINSSRVDSNGSVEKYNPHQRASSIEHSLSQDTDDNAGLQNGRSSSSSSWSNSAICIDSSPEPLITDMVEEGQRADSEVLLFISSRTEEPVLIQDSMSPRDLCSHSREYISPLGDTVSPSILLDDVQNVFILPQASCSPSFENDGDNAPMLDTSKDYQQPGHKPKADSEPIVDLTEDKSTLPEVLEKKPNETTASHLNGNAKAEQRTFERKQLPPRSGRGTRLEAIVMNINPNWYKVSTKKPKASKTQTQPLTNPQTQSSPSKADVSPNKQTSSVGKKKVQNKAASSSEGETKVKAAATKGRLDSINRNTDSCKESTSDSEHACFSKFPHNHSTSPKTSSPPFADPEPSEVDVLTVSPPLKTSPKSPGKHKVKTACREASSPTAKTGKVTPAPKKKRKKPRLGKFSAMFSPQEPEIKLKYVNYKEEKRDMRRDTFSPFIHMGLKPSSNSPANCTVINYPEEEKPRQKKGQGQQQAEGSGSGGFIPGAVPSTSCLQLGRISTHSQYHSSLVCCLCRGSANAMDLGDLHGPYYPEGNRPSAKPPTRTPGLKEEDFSDSDSSCSMRGRGRKCARPPGVPWPHKPGPRLNQEGLLGRWASNSDPSGSPAAKRARIENGAGVTSEAAVEDWYSPPVVPLDQCEYWLHEDCSIWSAGVFLVKGRVYGLEEALKTCSHCHNPGAMLGCFFKGCLNKYHYRCSLQSDCVLNEENFSMKCTKHKNKSFKGPPGNRRDDR, from the exons ATGGAGCAACCACCGGGGGACTTTGATTTACAGCCCCAAGACCTCTCCTCCACCCGTAGCCTCCCTGCTGCCATAGACCTGACCACGAAAGGTGAGGTTTGCCTCGTAAAAGCCAACTCCATGGAGGCCCTGCAGGTGGTCAAGCCTCCAAGCTGGTACCCAGGCTCTGGGAGCAGCAAGGGACTCTCCTTCCCAGAAACTGACCCCAACCACAAGCTTCAACCAGGAGACCAGATCCAGCCGAACGATGCCTTCTCCAACACTACAGTCACCCTCTCTTATGTAAGCAGGTCTCATATATTTTCCactcatgactctctctctcaccattccTCTCTCTACGGCCTACCGTCAATCAGCAAGTTCTCAACAATGGATGGCTACCTGCAGCAGATGGACAGGCCTCTGGGCTTAGCGCCCCAGTCTGAAATGTTTGACTCTATGCCTCCAGCCCAGGTGATGGCTGAGAATGTGGCAGGGGTGTGTCTGATGCAGCAGTGTCATGAAATCAACAGCAGTCGAGTTGACAGTAATGGAAGCGTGGAGAAATACAATCCTCATCAGAGAGCGAGTTCAATCGAACACAGTCTTTCTCAGGACACAGACGACAATGCAGGACTGCAGAATGGCaggagtagcagcagcagcagctggtcTAATTCTGCAATATGTATTGATTCCTCTCCAGAGCCTCTCATTACAGACATggtggaggaaggacagagggctGACTCAGAGGTTCTCCTTTTCATCTCATCTAGAACGGAGGAGCCTGTCCTCATCCAGGACAGCATGAGTCCCAGGGACCTGTGTTCTCATAGTAGGGAGTATATCAGTCCTCTGGGGGACAcggtctctccctccatcttactGGATGACGTACAGAATGTGTTCATTCTGCCTCAGGCCTCCTGCTCACCCAGCTTTGAAAATGATGGTGATAATGCACCAATGTTAGATACCAGCAAGGACTACCAGCAGCCAGGACATAAACCCAAGGCAGATTCAGAGCCTATTGTTGACTTGACAGAAGACAAGAGCACTCTCCCAGAGGTTTTAGAAAAGAAACCAAATGAGACTACTGCTTCTCACTTGAATGGTAATGCAAAGGCAGAGCAGAGGACTTTTGAGAGGAAACAACTTCCCCCTCGCTCTGGCAGGGGAACAAGGTTAGAGGCCATAGTGATGAACATAAACCCTAACTGGTATAAAGTATCCACTAAGAAGCCCAAGGCCTCAAAGACCCAAACCCAGCCTCTGACAAATCCCCAGACTCAGAGCAGTCCATCTAAAGCTGATGTTAGTCCTAACAAACAGACCTCATCTGTAGGGAAGAAGAAAGTCCAGAATAAAGCAGCATCTAGCTCAGAGGGAGAGACTAAAGTAAAGGCAGCCGCAACGAAGGGCCGTCTGGATAGCAttaacaggaacacagacagtTGTAAAGAGTCTACGTCAGATTCTGAACACGCCTGTTTTTCCAAATTTCCACACAACCACAGTACATCTCCAAAAACCTCCAGCCCACCCTTTGCAGATCCCGAGCCCTCTGAGGTGGATGTACTGACTGTATCACCGCCACTTAAAACATCTCCAAAAAGCCCTGGGAAGCATAAAGTGAAGACTGCATGCAGGGAAGCATCTTCTCCCACAGCTAAAACAGGGAAGGTGACCCCTGCTCCCAAGAAGAAACGGAAGAAACCCAGACTGGGAAAGTTTTCCGCTATGTTCTCCCCTCAGGAGCCTGAGATAAAACTGAAATATGTCAACtacaaggaggagaagagggatatGAGGAGGGACACTTTCTCTCCTTTCATCCACATGGGCCTTAAACCCTCCTCCAACTCCCCTGCCAACTGTACTGTCATCAACTACCCTGAGGAGGAGAAGCCCAGGCAGAAGAAGGGTCAGGGGCAACAGCAGGCTGAAGGCTCAGGGTCTGGGGGTTTCATCCCTGGGGCTGTACCCTCCACCTCCTGCCTCCAGCTGGGCCGCATCTCCACCCATAGCCAATACCACAGCTCCCTGGTCTGCTGCCTCTGTAGAGGCTCGGCTAACGCCATGGACCTGGGGGACCTCCACGGGCCCTACTACCCAGAGGGAAACAGACCCAGCGCTAAACCCCCTACTAGGACCCCAGGCCTCAAAGAAGAGGATTTCAGTGACTCTGACTCATCCTGCAGCATGAGAGGCCGGGGCAGAAAGTGTGCTCGGCCCCCGGGGGTCCCCTGGCCCCACAAACCAGGTCCACGGTTGAACCAAGAGGGCCTGCTGGGGAGGTGGGCTAGCAACAGTGACCCTTCAGGCAGCCCTGCAGCAAAGAGGGCCAGGATTGAGAATGGGGCTGGGGTTACATCTGAGGCTGCAGTAGAGGACTGGTACAGCCCCCCTGTGGTGCCTCTAGACCAGTGTGAGTACTGGCTCCACGAGGACTGTAGCATCTGGTCTGCAGGTGTGTTCCTGGTGAAAGGGAGGGTCTACGGTCTGGAAGAGGCGCTCAAG acatgttctcactgccATAACCCGGGTGCCATGTTGGGCTGCTTCTTCAAAGGATGCCTCAACAAGTATCACTACAGGTGTTCTCTACAGTCAG ACTGTGTCCTCAATGAAGAGAACTTCTCCATGAAATGCACCAAGCACAAG
- the si:dkey-94l16.4 gene encoding transcription factor 20 isoform X1 has product MEQPPGDFDLQPQDLSSTRSLPAAIDLTTKGEVCLVKANSMEALQVVKPPSWYPGSGSSKGLSFPETDPNHKLQPGDQIQPNDAFSNTTVTLSYVSRSHIFSTHDSLSHHSSLYGLPSISKFSTMDGYLQQMDRPLGLAPQSEMFDSMPPAQVMAENVAGVCLMQQCHEINSSRVDSNGSVEKYNPHQRASSIEHSLSQDTDDNAGLQNGRSSSSSSWSNSAICIDSSPEPLITDMVEEGQRADSEVLLFISSRTEEPVLIQDSMSPRDLCSHSREYISPLGDTVSPSILLDDVQNVFILPQASCSPSFENDGDNAPMLDTSKDYQQPGHKPKADSEPIVDLTEDKSTLPEVLEKKPNETTASHLNGNAKAEQRTFERKQLPPRSGRGTRLEAIVMNINPNWYKVSTKKPKASKTQTQPLTNPQTQSSPSKADVSPNKQTSSVGKKKVQNKAASSSEGETKVKAAATKGRLDSINRNTDSCKESTSDSEHACFSKFPHNHSTSPKTSSPPFADPEPSEVDVLTVSPPLKTSPKSPGKHKVKTACREASSPTAKTGKVTPAPKKKRKKPRLGKFSAMFSPQEPEIKLKYVNYKEEKRDMRRDTFSPFIHMGLKPSSNSPANCTVINYPEEEKPRQKKGQGQQQAEGSGSGGFIPGAVPSTSCLQLGRISTHSQYHSSLVCCLCRGSANAMDLGDLHGPYYPEGNRPSAKPPTRTPGLKEEDFSDSDSSCSMRGRGRKCARPPGVPWPHKPGPRLNQEGLLGRWASNSDPSGSPAAKRARIENGAGVTSEAAVEDWYSPPVVPLDQCEYWLHEDCSIWSAGVFLVKGRVYGLEEALKVGQETCFQTCSHCHNPGAMLGCFFKGCLNKYHYRCSLQSDCVLNEENFSMKCTKHKNKSFKGPPGNRRDDR; this is encoded by the exons ATGGAGCAACCACCGGGGGACTTTGATTTACAGCCCCAAGACCTCTCCTCCACCCGTAGCCTCCCTGCTGCCATAGACCTGACCACGAAAGGTGAGGTTTGCCTCGTAAAAGCCAACTCCATGGAGGCCCTGCAGGTGGTCAAGCCTCCAAGCTGGTACCCAGGCTCTGGGAGCAGCAAGGGACTCTCCTTCCCAGAAACTGACCCCAACCACAAGCTTCAACCAGGAGACCAGATCCAGCCGAACGATGCCTTCTCCAACACTACAGTCACCCTCTCTTATGTAAGCAGGTCTCATATATTTTCCactcatgactctctctctcaccattccTCTCTCTACGGCCTACCGTCAATCAGCAAGTTCTCAACAATGGATGGCTACCTGCAGCAGATGGACAGGCCTCTGGGCTTAGCGCCCCAGTCTGAAATGTTTGACTCTATGCCTCCAGCCCAGGTGATGGCTGAGAATGTGGCAGGGGTGTGTCTGATGCAGCAGTGTCATGAAATCAACAGCAGTCGAGTTGACAGTAATGGAAGCGTGGAGAAATACAATCCTCATCAGAGAGCGAGTTCAATCGAACACAGTCTTTCTCAGGACACAGACGACAATGCAGGACTGCAGAATGGCaggagtagcagcagcagcagctggtcTAATTCTGCAATATGTATTGATTCCTCTCCAGAGCCTCTCATTACAGACATggtggaggaaggacagagggctGACTCAGAGGTTCTCCTTTTCATCTCATCTAGAACGGAGGAGCCTGTCCTCATCCAGGACAGCATGAGTCCCAGGGACCTGTGTTCTCATAGTAGGGAGTATATCAGTCCTCTGGGGGACAcggtctctccctccatcttactGGATGACGTACAGAATGTGTTCATTCTGCCTCAGGCCTCCTGCTCACCCAGCTTTGAAAATGATGGTGATAATGCACCAATGTTAGATACCAGCAAGGACTACCAGCAGCCAGGACATAAACCCAAGGCAGATTCAGAGCCTATTGTTGACTTGACAGAAGACAAGAGCACTCTCCCAGAGGTTTTAGAAAAGAAACCAAATGAGACTACTGCTTCTCACTTGAATGGTAATGCAAAGGCAGAGCAGAGGACTTTTGAGAGGAAACAACTTCCCCCTCGCTCTGGCAGGGGAACAAGGTTAGAGGCCATAGTGATGAACATAAACCCTAACTGGTATAAAGTATCCACTAAGAAGCCCAAGGCCTCAAAGACCCAAACCCAGCCTCTGACAAATCCCCAGACTCAGAGCAGTCCATCTAAAGCTGATGTTAGTCCTAACAAACAGACCTCATCTGTAGGGAAGAAGAAAGTCCAGAATAAAGCAGCATCTAGCTCAGAGGGAGAGACTAAAGTAAAGGCAGCCGCAACGAAGGGCCGTCTGGATAGCAttaacaggaacacagacagtTGTAAAGAGTCTACGTCAGATTCTGAACACGCCTGTTTTTCCAAATTTCCACACAACCACAGTACATCTCCAAAAACCTCCAGCCCACCCTTTGCAGATCCCGAGCCCTCTGAGGTGGATGTACTGACTGTATCACCGCCACTTAAAACATCTCCAAAAAGCCCTGGGAAGCATAAAGTGAAGACTGCATGCAGGGAAGCATCTTCTCCCACAGCTAAAACAGGGAAGGTGACCCCTGCTCCCAAGAAGAAACGGAAGAAACCCAGACTGGGAAAGTTTTCCGCTATGTTCTCCCCTCAGGAGCCTGAGATAAAACTGAAATATGTCAACtacaaggaggagaagagggatatGAGGAGGGACACTTTCTCTCCTTTCATCCACATGGGCCTTAAACCCTCCTCCAACTCCCCTGCCAACTGTACTGTCATCAACTACCCTGAGGAGGAGAAGCCCAGGCAGAAGAAGGGTCAGGGGCAACAGCAGGCTGAAGGCTCAGGGTCTGGGGGTTTCATCCCTGGGGCTGTACCCTCCACCTCCTGCCTCCAGCTGGGCCGCATCTCCACCCATAGCCAATACCACAGCTCCCTGGTCTGCTGCCTCTGTAGAGGCTCGGCTAACGCCATGGACCTGGGGGACCTCCACGGGCCCTACTACCCAGAGGGAAACAGACCCAGCGCTAAACCCCCTACTAGGACCCCAGGCCTCAAAGAAGAGGATTTCAGTGACTCTGACTCATCCTGCAGCATGAGAGGCCGGGGCAGAAAGTGTGCTCGGCCCCCGGGGGTCCCCTGGCCCCACAAACCAGGTCCACGGTTGAACCAAGAGGGCCTGCTGGGGAGGTGGGCTAGCAACAGTGACCCTTCAGGCAGCCCTGCAGCAAAGAGGGCCAGGATTGAGAATGGGGCTGGGGTTACATCTGAGGCTGCAGTAGAGGACTGGTACAGCCCCCCTGTGGTGCCTCTAGACCAGTGTGAGTACTGGCTCCACGAGGACTGTAGCATCTGGTCTGCAGGTGTGTTCCTGGTGAAAGGGAGGGTCTACGGTCTGGAAGAGGCGCTCAAGGTGGGTCAGGAGACG TGTtttcagacatgttctcactgccATAACCCGGGTGCCATGTTGGGCTGCTTCTTCAAAGGATGCCTCAACAAGTATCACTACAGGTGTTCTCTACAGTCAG ACTGTGTCCTCAATGAAGAGAACTTCTCCATGAAATGCACCAAGCACAAG
- the si:dkey-94l16.4 gene encoding transcription factor 20 isoform X2, with protein sequence MEQPPGDFDLQPQDLSSTRSLPAAIDLTTKGEVCLVKANSMEALQVVKPPSWYPGSGSSKGLSFPETDPNHKLQPGDQIQPNDAFSNTTVTLSYVSRSHIFSTHDSLSHHSSLYGLPSISKFSTMDGYLQQMDRPLGLAPQSEMFDSMPPAQVMAENVAGVCLMQQCHEINSSRVDSNGSVEKYNPHQRASSIEHSLSQDTDDNAGLQNGRSSSSSSWSNSAICIDSSPEPLITDMVEEGQRADSEVLLFISSRTEEPVLIQDSMSPRDLCSHSREYISPLGDTVSPSILLDDVQNVFILPQASCSPSFENDGDNAPMLDTSKDYQQPGHKPKADSEPIVDLTEDKSTLPEVLEKKPNETTASHLNGNAKAEQRTFERKQLPPRSGRGTRLEAIVMNINPNWYKVSTKKPKASKTQTQPLTNPQTQSSPSKADVSPNKQTSSVGKKKVQNKAASSSEGETKVKAAATKGRLDSINRNTDSCKESTSDSEHACFSKFPHNHSTSPKTSSPPFADPEPSEVDVLTVSPPLKTSPKSPGKHKVKTACREASSPTAKTGKVTPAPKKKRKKPRLGKFSAMFSPQEPEIKLKYVNYKEEKRDMRRDTFSPFIHMGLKPSSNSPANCTVINYPEEEKPRQKKGQGQQQAEGSGSGGFIPGAVPSTSCLQLGRISTHSQYHSSLVCCLCRGSANAMDLGDLHGPYYPEGNRPSAKPPTRTPGLKEEDFSDSDSSCSMRGRGRKCARPPGVPWPHKPGPRLNQEGLLGRWASNSDPSGSPAAKRARIENGAGVTSEAAVEDWYSPPVVPLDQCEYWLHEDCSIWSAGVFLVKGRVYGLEEALKVGQETTCSHCHNPGAMLGCFFKGCLNKYHYRCSLQSDCVLNEENFSMKCTKHKNKSFKGPPGNRRDDR encoded by the exons ATGGAGCAACCACCGGGGGACTTTGATTTACAGCCCCAAGACCTCTCCTCCACCCGTAGCCTCCCTGCTGCCATAGACCTGACCACGAAAGGTGAGGTTTGCCTCGTAAAAGCCAACTCCATGGAGGCCCTGCAGGTGGTCAAGCCTCCAAGCTGGTACCCAGGCTCTGGGAGCAGCAAGGGACTCTCCTTCCCAGAAACTGACCCCAACCACAAGCTTCAACCAGGAGACCAGATCCAGCCGAACGATGCCTTCTCCAACACTACAGTCACCCTCTCTTATGTAAGCAGGTCTCATATATTTTCCactcatgactctctctctcaccattccTCTCTCTACGGCCTACCGTCAATCAGCAAGTTCTCAACAATGGATGGCTACCTGCAGCAGATGGACAGGCCTCTGGGCTTAGCGCCCCAGTCTGAAATGTTTGACTCTATGCCTCCAGCCCAGGTGATGGCTGAGAATGTGGCAGGGGTGTGTCTGATGCAGCAGTGTCATGAAATCAACAGCAGTCGAGTTGACAGTAATGGAAGCGTGGAGAAATACAATCCTCATCAGAGAGCGAGTTCAATCGAACACAGTCTTTCTCAGGACACAGACGACAATGCAGGACTGCAGAATGGCaggagtagcagcagcagcagctggtcTAATTCTGCAATATGTATTGATTCCTCTCCAGAGCCTCTCATTACAGACATggtggaggaaggacagagggctGACTCAGAGGTTCTCCTTTTCATCTCATCTAGAACGGAGGAGCCTGTCCTCATCCAGGACAGCATGAGTCCCAGGGACCTGTGTTCTCATAGTAGGGAGTATATCAGTCCTCTGGGGGACAcggtctctccctccatcttactGGATGACGTACAGAATGTGTTCATTCTGCCTCAGGCCTCCTGCTCACCCAGCTTTGAAAATGATGGTGATAATGCACCAATGTTAGATACCAGCAAGGACTACCAGCAGCCAGGACATAAACCCAAGGCAGATTCAGAGCCTATTGTTGACTTGACAGAAGACAAGAGCACTCTCCCAGAGGTTTTAGAAAAGAAACCAAATGAGACTACTGCTTCTCACTTGAATGGTAATGCAAAGGCAGAGCAGAGGACTTTTGAGAGGAAACAACTTCCCCCTCGCTCTGGCAGGGGAACAAGGTTAGAGGCCATAGTGATGAACATAAACCCTAACTGGTATAAAGTATCCACTAAGAAGCCCAAGGCCTCAAAGACCCAAACCCAGCCTCTGACAAATCCCCAGACTCAGAGCAGTCCATCTAAAGCTGATGTTAGTCCTAACAAACAGACCTCATCTGTAGGGAAGAAGAAAGTCCAGAATAAAGCAGCATCTAGCTCAGAGGGAGAGACTAAAGTAAAGGCAGCCGCAACGAAGGGCCGTCTGGATAGCAttaacaggaacacagacagtTGTAAAGAGTCTACGTCAGATTCTGAACACGCCTGTTTTTCCAAATTTCCACACAACCACAGTACATCTCCAAAAACCTCCAGCCCACCCTTTGCAGATCCCGAGCCCTCTGAGGTGGATGTACTGACTGTATCACCGCCACTTAAAACATCTCCAAAAAGCCCTGGGAAGCATAAAGTGAAGACTGCATGCAGGGAAGCATCTTCTCCCACAGCTAAAACAGGGAAGGTGACCCCTGCTCCCAAGAAGAAACGGAAGAAACCCAGACTGGGAAAGTTTTCCGCTATGTTCTCCCCTCAGGAGCCTGAGATAAAACTGAAATATGTCAACtacaaggaggagaagagggatatGAGGAGGGACACTTTCTCTCCTTTCATCCACATGGGCCTTAAACCCTCCTCCAACTCCCCTGCCAACTGTACTGTCATCAACTACCCTGAGGAGGAGAAGCCCAGGCAGAAGAAGGGTCAGGGGCAACAGCAGGCTGAAGGCTCAGGGTCTGGGGGTTTCATCCCTGGGGCTGTACCCTCCACCTCCTGCCTCCAGCTGGGCCGCATCTCCACCCATAGCCAATACCACAGCTCCCTGGTCTGCTGCCTCTGTAGAGGCTCGGCTAACGCCATGGACCTGGGGGACCTCCACGGGCCCTACTACCCAGAGGGAAACAGACCCAGCGCTAAACCCCCTACTAGGACCCCAGGCCTCAAAGAAGAGGATTTCAGTGACTCTGACTCATCCTGCAGCATGAGAGGCCGGGGCAGAAAGTGTGCTCGGCCCCCGGGGGTCCCCTGGCCCCACAAACCAGGTCCACGGTTGAACCAAGAGGGCCTGCTGGGGAGGTGGGCTAGCAACAGTGACCCTTCAGGCAGCCCTGCAGCAAAGAGGGCCAGGATTGAGAATGGGGCTGGGGTTACATCTGAGGCTGCAGTAGAGGACTGGTACAGCCCCCCTGTGGTGCCTCTAGACCAGTGTGAGTACTGGCTCCACGAGGACTGTAGCATCTGGTCTGCAGGTGTGTTCCTGGTGAAAGGGAGGGTCTACGGTCTGGAAGAGGCGCTCAAGGTGGGTCAGGAGACG acatgttctcactgccATAACCCGGGTGCCATGTTGGGCTGCTTCTTCAAAGGATGCCTCAACAAGTATCACTACAGGTGTTCTCTACAGTCAG ACTGTGTCCTCAATGAAGAGAACTTCTCCATGAAATGCACCAAGCACAAG